tatgccctatgtacatagtcattgaaaactggtcactttaatgatgtttacatactgttttacccacttcatatgtatatacagtattctagTCTAGGCTtttactatatacagtgccttgcgaaagtattcggcccccttgaactttgcgaccttttgccacatttcaggcttcaaacataaagatataaaactgtattttttttgtgaagaatcaacaacaagtgggacacaatcatgaagtggaacgacatttattggatatttcaaaaatttttaacaaatcaaaaactgaaaaattgggcgtgcaaaattattcagcccccttaagttaatactttgtagcgccaccttttgctgcgattacagctgtaagtcaggTCTGGacttctggactttgacttggccattctaacacctggatatgtttatttttgaaccattccattgtagattttgctttatgttttggatcattgtcttgttggaagacaactctccgtcccagtctcaggtcttttgcagactccatcaggttttcttccagaatggtcctgtatttggctccatccatcttcccatcaattttaaccatcttccctgtccctgctgaagaaaagcaggcccaaaccatgatgctgccaccaccatgtttgacagtggggatggtgtgttcagggtgatgagctgtgttgcttttacgccaaacataacgttttgcattgttgccaaaaagttcaattttggtttcatctgaccagagcaccttcttccacatgtttggtgtgtctcccaggtggcttgtggtaaactttaaacaacactttttatggatatctttaagaaatggctttcttcttgccactcttccataaaggccagatttgtgcaatatacaactgattgttgtcctatggacagagtctcccacttcAGTTATAGAtcctgcagttcatccagagtgatcatgggcctcttggctgcatctctgatcagtcttctccttgtatgagctgaaagtttagagggacggccaggtcttggtagatttgcagtggtctgatactccttccatttcaatattatcgcttgcacagtgctccttgggatgtttaaagcttgggaaatctttttgtatccaaatacggctttaaacttcttcacaacagtatctcggacctgcctggtgtgttccttgttcttcatgatgctctctgcgcttttaacggacctctgagactatcacagtgcaggtgcatttatacggagacttgattacacacaggtggattgtatttatcatcattagtcatttaggtcaacattggatcattcagagatcctcactgaacttctggagagagtttgctgcactgaaagtaaaggggctgaataattttgcacgcccaatttttcagtttttgattgtttaaaaagtttgaaatatccaataaatgtcgttccacttcatgattgtgtcccacttgttgttgattcttcacaaaaaaatacagttttatatctttatgtttgaagcctgaaatgtggcaaaaggtcgcaaagttcaagggggccgaatactttcgcaaggcactgtaactactactttacacaccttttctatgcatatactgtccataatgcctatacacaccaacacatacatatatatttatattctggactctgacattgctcgttctaatatttttatatttcttaattccttttttattttggggatttgcgtgtattgttaggtattactacactgttggagctaggaacataagcattttgctacacccgcaataacatctgctaaatatgtgtacacGACCAATAAAATGTGGTTTGATAAACCGTGATGTTGGCAGTTAGCTACATACCTTTTCCACTAGCTTGTCCTGAAAGTTGTCCATAATCGTCTGGTCCATGGTGCGGCTGTCGTTTATCTTCCCAACCAGGTCCTGGACCTTCTTGCCAATGTCATCTATCCTGGAACTTAAAGCAAAAAAGAACATTTAGTTAATTCATCTTAAATCAACATTAACGCATTGGTTGACTTTCCACAGATGACGGGACTTTCCTTTGAGTTTCTTCCTTTACTATATGTCCCCAAACCGCGCAATAAATGAGCTGAAACGGAGACCGGAGTAGGACTTGAACTATTCATAAACAAATAAAGAGTCTTGGCTAGGGACTTAAATACATTATCTGATGTTCCTGACTCTCATCCGTGCTCATGGTCATGGATGAAGATCTCTCACTGGTTGAGTCGTGGTCAGTGCCAAGACCTTCATCAGGGTCCACCTGGGAGCAGGAGACATTCATCTGCAATCACAAGAACATACAGCGGAACTATTAGAATCAACGATGTAAATCCGATTtaactatctactgtaactagaTATATAATGTCAGAAAAGGTCAATCAATAGCTGTACCTGGGTAGTCTCATGTCTGGGTTTAGGAGTTGATTGTGAGGTGGAAGGCAGCTTGTCAAAGAAAAAGGCATCCATTTGCAGATCTTCAGATTACATATGAGAAGTAAATGTGAATGTTCAGACTTTCGCCTTATATCTGGAGGTACAATGGCAATGCACTTCGCGTGACAGGACAGTGGGGGTCGCTATTTcagctaacgttaactaactGTTAGGTAGGTAACGTTAGTGGGTGGATAAGAAATGAACTAGCCAGCTGTGACAGTAGGTTGGACAGGAAACATTTGACTAAATGCACTGGAATGAAAAACGACGAACCCTATAGAAGACAGCTATTTGAAAAGTATGCTTCTACAGGTAACATTACTTAGTTGGCTAGCTTACGTTATTGCATTTTGTCTTGTACTGCCGTTACATTGATTAAAACCTGTAGCTCGCTTACAGCAACGATGCGACTTGTttacaagctaacgttagctagctagttttggTACTATATCCTGGCTTGCAAGCTAGTTAATAATGGTACGACCTTGTTACAATTCTCTGAGTATAATGTTTCAAAAATAGCTAGCTACTTACTACAAACGTCGTGTAAGAAAAATAAGCCTTTGATTTTGAGATGGAATGTCAAATTGCGCGCCTGTTTGTTTCCCGGGAAAATAGCTACCTAACATTAGCCTCGAGCGCTACTCGGGCAATACTGAGAGCCTTTCAGGGTCAGCTTTTTATTTTGAgggaataacatttgatttgagttaacACAACCACAGTCGGACATTATACAATTCTGCTGATTGTTAATCTAGTTTACCTATAAGTAAAATTCTGTAGTGAATGAAGTAAAACATTTCCTGTTTTACTTCTGAATAGTGTACCAAAGTATGAGAcctaatacccataaaacctggcagcaattgtttttccaccatacaTTTTTTTCCATAGGggatttttagaaacacttaaaataagggctgtgttttgtgtaggcttaaatatttgtgttatttgtttaagttaacctctatttaactaggcaagtcagtttagaacaaattcttatttacaatgacgacctatgCCAGACAACACTGTGCAAATTGTgtaccaccctatgggactaTAGAATTATCACATCTATATGTGATAcggcctggatttgaaccagggactatagtgaaacctcttgcactgagatgcagtgccttaatcCGCTGCTCCACTCGGGTTTACCCAGGCATGACTTTtcataaccatgtaaatctctctaggacaaggtgactactattacaactttccaGAGTAAGTTGAAAGCTGGACTGAGTTCCCCCCCTGCCGAGCCCGctccccacagtttgggaaccgctGGTCTAGTGGACTCCACTCCATAGTGAAGGAAGTTTATGTTGATTCCACCAACGGAGTGGTGCAGAGACCAGGCTTTGTGGAATCTACCTCAGACTACATTGATATGCCCCAaggtcaataaataaataaaataataatgaaacGCCTACCTTGTACTtatgtttgtcctctgtagttGCATGCCTGTATTTTTTTGGTGAAATCCATATTTTTTCAAtatttcagcaaacaaagaaatacacacaactacagaggacaaacataggtacaaggTAGTCAtttcataatatatatatatattttaagtatTCACCTTGGGGGAATCAATGTAGTCGCAGCTAGATTCCACAAAGCTTGGTTTCTGCTCCACTCCGTTGGTGGAGTCATCAGAAACTTTTCACAATGGAGTGGAGTTTAGTCCGCTATccgttgtcatgtgttgctgatAACTCAGGGTGACTTCCAGAGCGTGACGAGGGGATGAGTAAACTCATCAACTTCGAGACAGAATCGTGACTTGAATGATACAATTCATGTTCCACTTATAAATAATGAAATGAGCATGAAACTCAAATGAACAAATCCCCCCTGTCGTTTTACAAGATATAACCCTTGGAAATAGTTAATCATTTCATTTGGGAGGTATTTCATCTTTTACACGTGAAATATAGAAATATGACAGTCAAATGCACAAGGCATATAATTAGGCACACCTCTCAATTTTTGTGTGAAATTACGCAAACTCAAAAATACTGCGGTGCCTTATGGGATTCCACTTCGTTCTGGTCGAAGTGGTTGTTGGAGGGTCTAATTTAGAGCTGGGTGAAATATGGAGAAAAATCCATATTGCAAAAAATTGCCTAAATTGATGCGATAACAATACATAGAACAATAAGTTTATAATGATGTGCAGcacagttttaaaaaaaatcatccattaaactactactagtttgatggttgtagccatTGTCCCATTTACAATCACACATTAGCAAACATATttaatttcaaacttcacattttagtataggctacttatcatAATGAACGTTATCAGCAAAATAGCTGCGATAAGTTATCGGTATGGTCGGTGTTCGGTTTATTGTCCCAGCTCTAGTCTAATTAGGCCCTTCCGTACTCCCTACATCATTTTCACTCCCTCAGCTTTGAGGGACACTTGTGCATATGGTGGAGGCGTGTGTGAACGCAAATGGAGGCCCGAGGGGAATGGGGAAGGGGATGATTTGGGATTCGATCATTACCTTTGTGCTAAGGAAGGAAGCAAATTTAGCCAATTCTGACTTTGTAGCTGTGGAATGTAGTGGAAATCACTGCACCATCTTAAGCACCGCCTTCAGTGAATAATAAATGACGAAAACCCAAAAGCAGGAACTACTGCTGCTCGTAATCACAATTCTACGTGAGCCTTGACAGATTCTCACCGTTTCATTTGTCCACGAGAGATTATCTGATTGTCAACCGACACTACCTTCTTTTGCATTGACTTCTGTTCTGATCCTCTGGTTTGATCATGGGGGAGTGGATTAGGGGGCGGGACTACCCGAGGTTTCTTGTTCTCTCACAGTAATCCGCCAATCCTGTCTCGGTGAGCTATTCTCTCATCACTGTTACCAGAGGGTACTGCCAGAGCGCCTTCAGCACCCTGGACAGTGACCTACGCTAGATCAAGCTCTCCTGCTAAGGAACCTCCCCTGCTTGCTCACCTAGGCAACACTGGAACACTTTTTCAAAGGGTTATATGTGATCACATATCCCAATATGATCGAACATAAAAGAACAGGTGGTTGTGAAGACATGATCAAAGTTGAGGATTTTGGTGGACAGCATTCACTTTACAATTGAATAACTGAAATTCCAAGGTGAGCGTTTGATGTTTTTCCCCCAGCCTATTTGTGTTTAGAGGTGGTACTTGAAATCAGTCTCTATCAATGACTCATTTTCTTTTCATGATATTGAGTGAATAATATGCCACACGTTTGCTTTTGTGTCCATTTGTTGAAATTAATACACAGTCAGTTAATGTACTTCTTATTCTGTGAATTTAAGTCTGCATGCAGCATTGACTCATTGAAAGGCTTGGATAAGAGAATCCTACAACCTCGGGACATTGTGGAGTAACTTTGTGGACGTTGTGAAGGAACTCATCGCAGAAAACATCCTGCATTACAAAGCAGCGGATCACCGCCAACATGGACGTCGTGAAAAGTTTGAACTTAACAGACAAAGCAGGACATTTGATCAAAATCCTTATTAATGATGAGGATATTCTCTATAAGGAATATAAGCCTCCTCCTAGGGACATTATCCAGCTGCCTAAATCCATGCTATATCTGCTGATGGCAGCTGTCGTGGTGGTGGCTGTGGCTTACGCTATCGTCGGTCACCTCATCAAGGACCTGGCCCTGGACATAGCAGGTAGTTGGGGGACTTTAAGGACAAGGGATGTTACTTGAGATTGGGATTAACCTAACGGGTTACCTGCGCTCAGTACTATATTGATCAGAGTTTTAAAGAAAATCAAGGACCTGGCCCTGGAAATAGCTGATAGTTAATCTCTTGGGGGGGGATTTAAGGACAAGGAATGTTACTCAAAATTGTGATTAGCTTAACAGGTAACCTGCACATACTGTGATAGTGTTCTAGTTTAAAGTTCCAGTACTATATTGATCAGAGTTTTAAGTAGaaagaacatactgtatgtagtgtaCACTGGAGTGTATCAATCTATTGATGGATAATTGTACATTTGAGATATGTTTTAGCCTATTAGGTTTCTGACTGTACAGCAGTTGAAAGGGGGTTACCTAGAGGATAAGGAATGAGATTCAGACTAACATGTTGACTGCACACATCAGCACTGTAGGCTAGAGTGGAGTATTAATAGATCATTGCAATTGCAGAATTTCTTAGAGAAGATACTTTGGACCCATTGACTTTATGTTAGCAGGTCTCTGGGAAACGATTTTGACTTAAAGCAAATGTAATGCTTTTGTGGGAGAATCTACTGTATAGGAGGGATTGTGTAATACCGGCCCCCATTCGTTTCTATCCTACTAATCACAGAGAGCCGCGGATAGCCTATGCTCCTTGAGGCATGATCGGCCTAAGTAGGTTCAAAGTAGGCCCTAAATCAcaccatccacctctctctatccacAGACTGCCTGCTGAAGACAATTTGTACCCATTGAGTTTCTATTGTTTATCAGGCCTCTGTGAAAGATTTGGATGTGATAATAGCCTACATTTTATGAACTGCAGAAACCTAGGAGAAAGGAGTCATATCTCTAACCCCCATTCATTTATATGCTACTAATCACATCATCTatccccacttctctctctccacacagacTGCCTTCTGGGTCCCGTGGAGCCTGATCCCCTGAAGGATGGTGACCTGAAGCCCTGCGGTCCTTCCCACATGCCCCCCATCATGACCAACTCCCACCACAACGCCTTCCACGTCTGGGACacagacaacatcatcatccccaTGACCCCCATCGAGGGGAGCCCTCTGGCCAGCCCGCTGCTGAATGTCATAACCCACATACCCTCCTTCTTCCCGCACTCGCTCAGCGTCAACAGCCCTGCGTTGAGCCATTCCCTACATGGCCGAGAGATGAGAGAGTCGGACGCCTAAGGCCGACCACTGGAGGCAGGTAGCCAAGCGGTatgagctttgggccagtaaccgaaatgtcgCTAGTAATGGCCAACTCTGGCCTTGACCCCattctccgagggtgtctcagggaaagtgggatatgcaaaatcacattttccaattcacacacttgtacatgtgcaAATTAGGACAAATATTAGCACCCACCCACAAGATATGGTGAAATAgccacagagagagcaagaggccTAGGGACCACCCATGGGATGATGCAATAAGTACTTTATCAAAGGTGACCCACCTGCTCTAAAGATGGAGGATTGTTTAGCATGAGTGTCTTGTCTAAAATCATCTGAAGCCATTCAAGGCACGGTGCAATAACACTCATTTTAATGGTTATTTTGAGGACAGTAGGCTTACAGTCAGAAAGGTACATTTTAATCCAGTAAACCATATTTAGTTAGCTATTCCATTAGCGGTTATTCTGGTGTTCATCTTAATTTGATTCATATGGCTCATGTCATTTCCAGTACCAAACCTGTAGCATTCTAGCAGATCTCTATGCTGTACAAATCCTGTAGCATGCTAGCAGAtccccatagacttccagtcattgcgctaacgcttgttagcattggcttgtgaaactacctctaacttccttcatactcttactggacacagacataaaagtggtatccacaagttcatctaactcgggggaagtagataaagggcctcattgccaaaatcccgaagtataaCCGTACCAAACTTCCTTGTTTAGCCTCAACACATTCCATCCCAAAATGTCAGAGGAACAAAAGAAAGACTTTTGAATGTTTTGGGCACATCATTGTGTATTCACCAGGTGAAAAGAAAATCACGGGACATCGTAGGACTGCACACAATCGATTGACGGTTTCATGACCCTTTTGTAATTTCACCAACTTGGTTGGAGAGTTACAGATATCGGCCAAGCTTAATGTATATGGATGGACCTTTTCTGGAGTTGGCCCAAGTGGACATATTCTTCACATCTTTCCTATCAAGGAAACCCCAGTTGAACAGGCAGGGATACTGCCTCACTTGGCCAGGTTTCCCTTGGCAAAGAGGTCTTCTGATCTCAATGGAACAATCTGGTTAACAAAAGGTGAAACTAAAGGGGGTTCTGATTTAAAACCAAAGTTGGTGGGAGCAGTGCAATGATGGAAACGGAGTGATGGAAGCGTTACCTATCATCCCTCTTTAAAGCCTGAAGGGATAGCTTTAGATTGACTGGCTGTTGTGTATTAATGGCCATGGGACAAGGAGAGGGATACCGGACTTCCCCTGTGAACTGTCCATCGGATTTGTGCCAAGTCACCACACTTCCTTCCTCTCTTTGACACCAACAGACTAGTGACTTTTCCTCCTCGAGCATTTAAACATTAAAACTACCAATAAACACAGAAAAACGGCAACACATCTGAGTATTTTATAATGAATCTGTTCAGTAGGCCTATATATCtattatctatatctatatctgttaTTTCTTTACCTGTATGAGTGTCAAAGGCAGCTGGTGGCATCTTCATTGGGGAGAACGGTCTCATAACCATGTCTAGAACagaatgaatggaatggtatcaaccacatgatTTCCATGTGTTTGTTACCATtacattgactccattccagccattatcacgagcactcctcccctcaccagcctcctgtggtcaAACGTTATGGTAAAGTGAGTGTGGGTTAGCCATTCAAAACTTTCAACTTAGAGGACTTTGTGTAAATATATGTTCGTGCGAATATGGTATTAGATTTGTTCTGTTTGATAACACCTGATACTAAGGTTATTTCCAGGCTTCAGCAGGATTAGATTAGTTGATTTACTAATTAACTAGTAGGGTTGAATTAATTCAGTTAGTAAGGGTGAGGTTAGGTTAAGGTGAGTCTGTGTGATTCCCATACAGGTGGCCTGGGAAGATGTTCGTGATAGGCCTATCTAAACAGTATTTTAAGTGGAAACACACTACCTTATGCAAACAAATATTAGAGGGTAATCACACAGTAGTAGAATTAAAGTACAGTGTAGTATATTTCAATCCTGTTGCTTCCTGTGGCTAGTTATGTTCCATAATTTATGTAGTTCTCCAGAAAGGCATAGTGTTACACAACTTAAAACAAACAATTATTATTTAAGCTGGATGTTACCTGATATTGCATGTAGGATTTGATACTGTTATGCTATTTTATAGCTTTTATCGTCAAGCTTGACGCCGACTGCGTTCATCCATCTGTGCGGGTCTTTCAAGTGCCTGTCTTCCTTTATTGAGAGAGCAGAAGAGGGGGATTAAAGAGTAAAGATTACACACACAGCTTAGCCCTCTATAATACAGACTCCTTTTATTACTTTTCAGCCAGGGAATTAGAGGCTCAGAGAGCAGTTTAATCTGAGGCAGAAGCTCAGAACCTCACAGACAGCTGTTATGGAATGATCTTATCAGGACTGCAGCTTAGTGTACCAACGGGAAATGAGATGTATTGTCACGTTAGTCTTGATGGATCCATCCACAGTGTTCTTCCATCTCAACCATTGACTGAACTCTGGCATAGTCTGCCATCCTAACTGAGCTTCTGGAGAGGAAGGTAACTAACTGTTCAGGGATGTgaccatgagaccaatggtgattAAAAcggctgtttccttcctctctggcagctCAGTTAGGATGGCAGAACGTCACACTATTACTATGGAGACAGAACAGAAGTTCATCTGAGTTAATTTCATCCCCAGTTTTGGAGGACAAAGCTCAATCTCATATAGGTTAAACCTATCAAACTATTAGTGTTACTGTCAATTGGATTATAAACCTCAGCTGTTTGACCGTGACCAGATGATATGAACCAACTACTCTGTGCACATTTTAGTAGGAAACTATATATGAGAGAATGTGTGTAAATTGACAAGAAATATCAAAGACGACACCTGCAGGACCTGTTATATCACATTGTCTTGGGCAGTCAGCACATGGCTGAAGCTACCTGCCGTATTAAGAGCAGATCTAGGCCTAATAAAAATCAAAAGCCCAGCAGTGACACTGTTTAGACACGGTGTTGGGAATAGGTATTGCCACACACCGCTAAAGAGGGCTTAATGCAGGACTAATGAGGACTCCGCAAAGGTCGTTCTGACTCAGACTAACTGGGACCGCTGGAGTCCCACTTGAATGTTCTAGAACTTATTCTAGAATTTTTATGTAAAATTTCTAGAATGTCAATGTGCGAGAGACAGTCTTACTGGATTTTTAACCACTCATAAACGTGTTTATACAAGGAAAATTTATGTTAAACTTGGTTATCCAGTAAAGATCAGGCCCGGATGTCAGTCCACAGTGGGAGAAAAGGCCTGCTAGGTAGAGATACAGTATAAGTGCGGCAGAGGACATTTTGGGATAATCCTAAAACGA
This sequence is a window from Oncorhynchus mykiss isolate Arlee chromosome 13, USDA_OmykA_1.1, whole genome shotgun sequence. Protein-coding genes within it:
- the LOC118938214 gene encoding uncharacterized protein LOC118938214 isoform X2, producing the protein MDAFFFDKLPSTSQSTPKPRHETTQMNVSCSQVDPDEGLGTDHDSTSERSSSMTMSTDESQEHQIISRIDDIGKKVQDLVGKINDSRTMDQTIMDNFQDKLVEKVGEICGQMKEHMYTVYEENSHAMQATLRELTLVLESCSKLNTELHTVSQALAGLNRGLTLHRSTE
- the LOC118938214 gene encoding uncharacterized protein LOC118938214 isoform X1, with protein sequence MVEKQLLPGFMGIRSHTLVHYSEVKQEMFYFIHYRILLIDLQMDAFFFDKLPSTSQSTPKPRHETTQMNVSCSQVDPDEGLGTDHDSTSERSSSMTMSTDESQEHQIISRIDDIGKKVQDLVGKINDSRTMDQTIMDNFQDKLVEKVGEICGQMKEHMYTVYEENSHAMQATLRELTLVLESCSKLNTELHTVSQALAGLNRGLTLHRSTE